One window from the genome of Garra rufa chromosome 1, GarRuf1.0, whole genome shotgun sequence encodes:
- the grapa gene encoding GRB2 related adaptor protein a, whose amino-acid sequence MEAVALYEFCATESDELSFQKGDVLKITNMEDDPNWYTAELVNRKGYVPKNYISVRPHTWFAGRISRHVAENRLRQRECGSFVVRESESAPGEFSMSVSYGDHVQHFKVLKDRDGYYFVWEEIFPSLNQLVDFYKTNSIAKERTVFLRETEHTLRRPHHAHALLDFNPEHNSQLHFQQGEVIDLLDCSNSQRWKGRCRGRVGFFPPEYVQPIYH is encoded by the exons ATGGAAGCAGTAGCTCTTTATGAATTTTGTGCCACGGAAAGTGACGAGCTTAGCTTTCAGAAAGGAGATGTACTCAAG ATCACTAATATGGAAGATGATCCTAATTGGTACACAGCAGAGTTGGTGAACAGGAAGGGCTACGTACCTAAAAACTATATCAGCGTAAGGCCACACAC ATGGTTTGCGGGCCGCATCTCCCGACATGTTGCCGAGAATCGACTGCGTCAGCGGGAGTGTGGAAGCTTTGTAGTAAGAGAAAGTGAGAGTGCACCTGGAGAATTCTCCATGTCGGTGAG CTATGGGGATCATGTACAGCATTTCAAGGTGTTAAAGGATAGAGACGGCTATTACTTTGTTTGGGAGGAGATCTTTCCTTCCTTAAATCAGCTTGTGGACTTCTACAAGACCAACAGCATAGCAAAGGAAAGGACTGTGTTTCTGAGGGAAACAGAACATACACTAAGG AGGCCCCATCACGCACATGCCCTGCTTGACTTCAATCCAGAGCACAACTCCCAGCTGCACTTCCAGCAGGGTGAAGTCATAGACCTGCTGGACTGCTCCAATTCTCAGCGCTGGAAAGGTCGCTGCCGTGGCCGTGTGGGCTTTTTCCCCCCTGAGTATGTTCAGCCCATCTATCACTGA